aaagattaaaaatcggcttttaagactgatattactcaatcctagagattgaccttaaagattgagaattcaaactcatggaattcaatgatatctaaactcgagcttaaacgagaaaatattttgatcaaaattacaaaccgatttgttttctgaaaaccctattttcaatgcgttcattaccattgaacgtaaaatcctaggaattcacctggaattcattaggtcacctgaactaaatcgggtgtcaaccgtaagaacggtggttgcatagtggtcaaagacaggaccttgtgccaggccgagaaattataagggtgagctttactattgctcctaccaaggatagtaattgcgtccgacacgttatagaccataatcaaaagcatgtcacgggacattgccttaacagttgcttgttcaacgctttcctttacaaccggacggtagtttgccgaaaggtaatatacggaacaagtaaactggacgtgttgctttccaaatacaaggttagcaagtgggtgacacaaaaccgcaagttttgagctaaaattttcaaatctgaaacccaccaaacccacaaaaatattttgcaaacaccggtaaagggttattccggaaaacttatctagggtaaaaactagatttcaaaagatcaaatgttttcataaagatccaatttccttaatggatctaaatttttatagtcatgtgggactgtaaaccatatcgttactaccattgtttataccgccgtatagaaatcactgatgtacaaagtgtgaagaataaagaagtgattctagtatttcaagacaatattgcttgaggacaagcaacgctcaagtgtgggaatatttgataatgctaaaaacgaacatatatttcatagcattattcctcaagaaagacaagcttttagttgcaattgttctatttacaagtgatattcgtttaaataataaaaggtgaagacaaaagacagattcgacgaattgaagacgcaaacgaccaaaaagctcaaaagtacaaaagacaatcaaaaaggttccaattattgataagaaacgtctcgaaattacaagagtacaagattcaaaacgcaaagtacaaaatataaaattgtacgcaaggacgttcgaaaatccggaaccgggaccagagtcaactcttaacgctcaacgcaacggactaaaaattacaagttaactatgcatataaatataatataatatataattaattatattaattatatatatattatatatatatattaaaaaccgtcggcagagaaaactccaaggactgagctgtaatttctatctccgcgactcgcggagtttgaagagcattttgccgcgagtcgcggagccccaaaaatcaactctggctataaagccaaccgaattctgatcaaaatgatcatctttttttcttcttatcatacgtaaaatttatatatatatatatataatttatattttaattttaattttaattctaataataagggtatgttagcgaatgttgtaagggtgtaagtcgaaattctgtccgtgtaacgctacgctatttttaatcattgtaagttatgttcaacctttttacattaatgtctcgtagctaagttattattatgcttatttaaaacgaagtaatcatgatgttgggctaattactaaaattgggtaattgggctttgtaccataattggggtttggacaaaagaacgacacttgtggaaattagactatgggctattaatgggctttatatttgtttaactaaatgaaagtttgttaatgttaatataaagatttacaattgggcgtccctataaattaccatatacactcgatcggacacgatgggcggggtatttatatgtacgaataatcgttcatttaaccggacacgggaatggattaatagccactagaataattaaaacaggggtaaaattacattcaagggtaattggtgtaattgttaacaaagtagtaaaaccttggtttacacgcagtcgataacctggtgtattcattaaacaaagtattaaaaccttgttacaattcgaatccccaattagttggaatatttaacttcgggtataataataatttgatgaggacactcgcactttatatttatgactgatggactgttatggacaaaaaccagacggacatattaaataatccaggacaaaggacaattaacccatgggcataaaactaaaatcaacacgtcaaacatcatgattacggaagtttaaataagcataattcttttatttcatatttaatttcctttattttatacttaattgcacttctaattatcgcacttttatttattgttatttaatcgcacttttaattatcgtactttttaattatcgcaattttattttatcgcatttttattattcgcaatttcattatcgttatttactttacgctttaatttaagtcttgtatttattttatattttacattaggttttaactgcgactaaaatcttaaaatcgacaaaccggtcattaaacggtaaaaacccccctttataataataataatattacttatatatatatttgtatttttataaaagtaaactaatatagcgttgagctttgtttaaagatttccctgtggaacgaaccggacttactaaaaactacactactgaacgattaggtacactgcctataagtgttgtagcaaggtttaagtatatccattctataaataaataaatatcttgtgtaaaattttatcgtatttaatagtttttcctagtaaaatataaactattttatatacacctcgcttaacatcagTGTGAGACGAGAGtattttttggggcgggtcggattTAAACTCTAAAATCCCTTGGGTCAAATGGATAAAAATTGTTTCATCTTACGAACATGGGGGGTTAAACATCGTACTTTTAAAAAGTAAAAATCTCGCTTTATtgggaaagtggtggtggaggttcaatacTGAAGCCGGGTCACTTTGGGCTAACGTTATTCGTAGTATATATGGTCCTTGTGGTGGTCTGGAATTGGAGAATGAAACAATTCGTTCTTTGAAACCAACTACTTGGAGGAACATTATCTTGACAGATACACATATTCAAGATCTTGACATCAACTTCAAAGAATCATTCGCGAAGATTGTGAGCTGTAATTCGGAACTTTCTTTCTGGAAATCGAAGTGGGTAACAGGTTCAAAACTATCGGATCTTTGCCCGTGTCTCTTTCTACTGGAAGCAGATAAAGATGCCGCAATAAGGGAGCGGGTCGAACTTACTGATGCAGGTCCCAGATTATTGAGCAACTGGACGAGGCAACCATCGGGTAGGACCAGCAGGGAGCTTGACAATTATGCAATCTGATCGAGAAGTACAATTTCAGCAATTCGGAGTGTGATACGTGTAACTAGACCATATCTCATAACGGTATTTTCGAACTCTATCCCTTAGTATTGATAATCACTTAATTGCGGAAGACTCAAGATTGATTGAAACTTAGCGGAACAATTTAATACCAAAAAACTTGGAAATATTTGTGTGGCGGGCTCGTCAAAAAAGGCTACCCGTCATGACCGAACTTGACAAGAGGGGGATAGATTTGCATAGTATAAGATGTCTGTTATGTGATGATGATTTAGAAACCGTAGAACATCCCTAATATTTTGCAAATGTGCAATGGATATTTGGGATCGAGTTTTTGATTGGTGGGGTTTCGGATCTATGACAAGCCTTAGTATTGGCGAACATTTCCGAGGTAATGGTCCCACATCCTCAACAGCTCTCGGCAACAAAATATGGCAAGCGGTTGAGTGGGTGTGTGCATTTTTGATTTGGAAAAACCGTAACGAGAAGATATTTCGGGGGAAAAGTTGGAATCCTCCGGTAGCCTTAAACGAAATTCAATTAAAAGCTTTCGAGTGGATTTCAAAGAGATTGAAGAAACGAAGACTTGATTGGAACACTTGGTTAATCGACCCTAGATCCTACCTTGGCTTGGTGTAATTCGAAATAGTGTGTTTAGTAATATTGTGTAATTTTCATTTTTAAGTTCGTGTTTGCTAACTTTGCAAACCTTCGTGCATTTATGTAATTGAGCATTATGCTCATTGTAACCTTTTGAGTTTTGAATGCAACTTTCTTTTAAACCTGgatcagacggggatgtcaagccctatggatccatatataactactcgcgcccaccagttcttataaccggcagttactatttaccaaagctaagggattttcggttcaaactcggtgtagaatttagtatgtacttatatccattgcgtttaaaataaagtgcatgtattctcagcctaaaaatatagattgcaaaagcaattaaaaagggagcaatgaaactcaccttagcagcatataaagtcgttcaccaaaatgtgactgaaactcggattaccaaataaccgtagatctcaacctagagaacatatgttggtcaataaatgtctatcaagctaggtctggtcatagtgtatcaaaatcctaatgctcgagattgacatacaaaagttatccaaagtcgtttcaaaaagtcaattttgacaatagttcaacaaaacgagacataccttatataaggagttatttactcggttggtaatattcaaaaatccatttgatcaatctcgtaaacaagttgtttaaatcttaattgtagattcaaaagcaatttcaattaacatcaatcataattcagttgatcatatcttttaatccgttcatcgaaactatttgatatctaaatgaaaagtcattgatttttcgccagctttccaaaaacatgcataccatataccttttaccagtaatatatgtatttaattcgtgattcatcataaactgtttaacgacgaaatttagcatacaagtatgtataaatatatatactcgagcactagacatggatacacaattaatatataaaagataaaatatgagtgcttacgtatcaatattgagattcaatattgtaggaaagtacgtagacgcaacggagatgataaacactaggtttgatttacaaatatacccccgaacattacccataacctccttagcaataacccataattttcttagctctatcccgcttgaaaaccattttgaaagtgacacgctcataacctcgtcgtagtattttatgtatattactaattaataattaacaatactaataattaataagattaataataatattaatcttaataataataataataataataataattaattaattaaataaaataaatacggagtaatatatgatatgtgtgtgtaaatgaaacaGAACTCGACTGCAATTTATAGATGTTGCCTGCccaaacacctcatgcgatcgcatgagtatgtGTGggggatctcatgcgatcgcatgagccccattgCCAGCTCACAATCCCTTTTGTTTGATacctgtcgacatattattatatttatataatatatataatttattttaattaattatatattatattatattctcgtgtatagatgacttgtaatttctgttccgataagtcgtacgtcgtcactcgacttatgtcgcagttccggtttttcgaatgtcccttcatacgctgagaaaacttgtacattacattttgggacacgtaccttagtcaaaatatagccttaaattatccctaaattatatcactcgaaatataacttatacatttgagtgtttggtcatttacttctataaatcatcgtctcgctatttgttaaaatacattttaaaatagtgttttactgtagcaaagtttttttactgtagcaaatagtgattttcgaaaaaacTGTagattttcgggtactgtagcaattcgaaaatactgtagcaaattagtattttactggttcatcttaaacgttttagttaacttatctaaatatcaatcgaattaacaaacgaatgttactatcgtttactaaataacttgaaatcatatatatatatatatatatatatatatgcacattaagttatatatatatatattgttcatgaatcttagagaacagtcaaagaataattgattatatgaatatagttccaaaactttcgtgactcaacattacagactttgcttatcgtgtcggaaacatttaatcatacaaagattaagtttaaatttggtcagaaatttccgggtcatcacagtggggtatgggggaggttaatcgtagacaatccttcctctatcctagaataaagagaaatcatttctccaccccgagtgaaacactccaaagagtagagaaagtcctttccctctctattcgacggataaagagattgcttccagggacctccggccgaaaaaaaaatttaaattaataGAAAGTATACAAAATAAACGATACAaactagacgccatgaaaatggtgagatcagattttcatgggttttaaatcatgcctggagtttaatttaggctctaagtggcggtaaagtcgccaataaatcgacgtttgccGTTGACTCACTTAGTAGagccataatatatatatatatatatatatatatatatatatatatatatatatatatatatatatatatatatatataggggcacgatccatggataagcttaaaaggagtacaaacgggataagcaaaataattttttttttttaatttttttacattcataaatctgcattaaaatgcacctctaaacaatttttttcataaaaaaaagttcaaaatctttcaaaaatcgatgatgaatggtaaaattaaccattcatcgggttaatttatcattcatcttgtttacgatgaatgataaaattaatcaatgctaaaaaaaaccagatgaatggttaaattaactcttcatctgttttttttatcattcatcataaacagatgaatggttaaattaaccattcatctgcttttttttagcattgattaattttatcattcatcgctaacaaaaagaatgataaattaaccagatgaatggttaatttttaccattcatcatcaatttttaccattcatcatcgatgtttaccattcatcatcgattttcgaacgattttgttaaaaaactttttaaaattttttcgttttcttctatttgcatattaaaggatcgttttttttttttaaatttttttgaatttttacttatccagtttgtaccccatttagtgcttatccatggattggtccaatatatatatatatatatatatatatatatatatatatatatatatatatatatatatagaccaaacATGCGCACCTAATGTACAATGATTCAAAGCATTCATACGTACAAGTTACCAATGCATGCAAATCAACGTGCCAGCCACCCCAAAAAAAAAATACCACAAAATACGCCATGCAATAATAACTACAAAACTCCCATTTTCTTATCTTAACTTCTCTCCAATTTAATCTCACATTTCACCCTTAATTAACAAACACAACCAATCAAACATGGCCATTGCCCGAATTCGGAGTCGTTTGTCGTCATCACCGGCCCAACCACCATCTCCCATGCCCAATTCTCGAGCCAACCCTCAATTCAACAATTACGTCGATAAATTGAAAAACATTCCTGAATTTGATCAGCTAGAGGATATGAATCGAATACCAATTGCTGAAGTGGAATATCGGTTGATTAAATCGAAAGATAAGAATTCAATTCAACGAATGTTGGATTGTGCGATTAAGCACGGTATATTTAAGGTTAGTGGACATGGGATCGCACCTGAAGAGCTGCAAATGGCGTTTAATGAAGCAGAGTTTTGTTTTGGATTGTTGGCCGAACGATGGAGTCGTGATGGTGATCGTGAGGAGTTTTCGTGGTCCAGATCTGCTATGGTTGCAGCCGAAAGACGGCGAGATGTTAAGAGTTCCGAGGAATTTCAGATGTTTAGGTTCCGAAACTTTTTTTTGTTCCTTTTTGATTCTCTTTTGTTAAATACAGATTTACTCCATCCATCCCAAAATAATTGTCTCGTTTGACTTTTCAATGTCTTTCTTTAAAATTGACtttaaatatctttatttgtgCTATATTAAATTTGATGaaaatgaaaattatatgaatatttattttcaaaatgtgttttcattggtttaactttcatcaaatattatataacataaaagatatttaaaatcaaatttgtacaaaaaGTTAAAAAAAGTTTAAACGAGACAGTAATTCTGAGAGGGGTAGAGTATTTGTTTATTGAAGAAACTAGCGAGGTGATGGAACATatttattaaatcataaataaatcgaATCTGACAAAAAATGTCATATACTTTCAGACAAAAAATGGATAGTATTGCTACAAAGCTTGAAGGAATTGCAAAAGATGTTGCTCAGATAATGGGAAGCAATGGAGGCAAGCAACCTCGAAAGAAAATAAAGGAAAACGAAACGCGAATGGTATTGTTCAAGCATAGTAACTCGTCTCTTCAACCTCACACGCCACGTTCATCTCACACTCCACGTTCATTGGATGGGTCTAGTAGACGGGACTCAGCCGCATTTGCTCTCAGCCTTCATATCCCTACAGAGTTCGGAGAATTTCGTCTTTTGTCTGAGGAAGGACCATTTTCATTCCGCACCAGCCCAAACACTATTGTCTTTACCCTTGGTGAACAAGTCGAGGTAATTATTTGTTTATCGAACGTTTTCATTTTGACATACATTGATTTGTATTATAGTAATACATATATCACGAATTGCAAAACGGTCAGTTTAAGAATGTTAAGTAATGGGTCAAAATAGGCGCATGTTAAGTAACGGGTCCGTTTGTGTATTTTTTCTACTAAAAATTATAAGCTGCTTAATGGGTCTAAATGGGTCATTCATATAAAATTTCATTAATAGTTAAAGCTTCAGGGCGAAAAAACGGGATTTCTTTGCAATAAGATCAAAATCCTTGAATAAAACAATTTGAAGGTGGTATGCATTTCCAACTTATTTGACCTGTTCTTTAAAATGAATTATCAACAATTTGACCCATTTGGAATAAATCAAAATCAGAATTGTATACGAAAATGGGCTGAAATCACCACCTTATACTTGTACTTGCTGTTGATAACCTTATAAGAACTAACAACAAGTTTGATGATGAATGAGTAAAGGAATGGAGCTATGGAGAGTACAACTCTGCAATGGGGGAGATAAACATAGAACCAGATGTGCAAGAAGATAAAGGGGCATACTCCATTGAACTCAAATGCTCACCTTCAATTCTGAATGAAGTTGTTGACAAAAATGAAAGTATCTCCATAACTGATCAGATCATCTTTGTAGTCATAGTTGCCATAGTTTACAAATTGTTTTCCTATTTGCTTTCTCAAAGTTAAATAGTTTATTACTTGTTACACACTTTTTGAACCCTCAAGGTGCTTTCTTTCTTTTGGTCCAAACCAAACAAATTAGAAGACTTCCATGGATATTATTGTAAGATTATTTTTCAAGATGGTCTTTATGAAGTTTTTAAATATATGCTACTCTGTTTTTTGTTAGTAGTTAGTTGATTATGCAATAACACATTCATTGAGGAAAACATATTCTTTTAATGTACTCATTCAATTTGACACAACTTGATTTCATGCTAGGTTCATTCCCTAAATTTGACTTTCTTCATGTCACCACCTAATTACATGTATTTCTTGGTAATGTTTCTATATTGATcagaactaaaaaaaaaaaaaaaatacatttaaaaaatccaaaaatgaaAACAGAAATGCCAGCATCTTAGCAAAAAACATAATTGCTACATTGTTTATCGTATAGACTCTATAGTACGATGATTTATAAGCGAGAACCCTTTAGAATACTAATCATGAATACTTCAAACTTTCGTAACAGAATACTTATCTCTGCAACTCACACAGGGGCTGCTCTTTAGTTTCCTAAGTGTGAACTGTTCGAAAATATACACAGTTAGTCTTAAAATGACATAATCATTTACACCATGTATCGGGATTAATTAGAGGTGATGTATACATAATTAAATACCTCCTAAAAGATATCAACCAAGTCTTTCAGGTAAGTTTCCTTCTCACCAGTCCTTTGAAAAAGTCAAAACTGTACAAAATCCATATTAACATATTTAGTACTTGATGATGACATGAAATACTAGTAAATGTGTATGATATTAACCCAGTCGACCCATCAGAAAAATAACACAACCCGAATTGACGGATTCATATATTTGGGTCCAGATTGTTACATTAATGTACTAGCATTTAGCAAAACTACTAGCATGTGTAGATTATATAGTACCTATTTCCATCTGGATGAAGCTCGAACATCTCACCATTATCTGCAATGGCCAGTAAATATCCAGATGATGTTAACCCCTGCAATAAACAAGTGATATTGTTACGAATGAAGAGTAAAAGATTTATTAAACACAAAAGGGCCTTTGGCCTAGCGCTATCGGGAGCCCCTATGACcttgaggtcatgggttcgagtcctacTTAGGACATTATTCGTTTGAAATTATATAGGGTGCATGAGTTTGACGTTCTAAAAAAAGATTTATTAAACAATGAGTCAATGAGCACACTTTATTAACTTATGTATACATGTACCAATTTTTGGGTTGACTTGGGTTATGTTCCATCTTAAACCGGTAAAAAAAAGTAGCTTAAAGGGGAGTGACTCAAACAGGTTGAACCCCACAAGTTTCAATGAATACAACCTCCTATATCATTTATTCACATATTTGAATTAACTCATGTAGTCATAAATATCTCATGAACTATTCTTAAAAAGATTGTAACTTCTAAAGGTAAATATTTAATTTTACATTTAGACCCCTGCCAAAAGGGACCAATTTGACCCAATTCAAGGATCATTTTATAACTTAACCCGTCCATATTCTCACCTATAGTAACAGCCTGTGACCACATTTTACCCAGCGATCTCCCTTTTGTAATGTCGGTCACGTTCATAtgaacgttatatgatataataagtaTACACTTTGACTACAATATTCACGTCATCACATAATACAAAACTGAAAGCAACTTAGCAAGCCACTATGTTTTCTTGTTCATTTAATAGCAAGAAAAAGAAAATTGCCGCACCTGAACAGTAACTACATTTTCTATCAGCAGATCTTGATCCTCATTTTTCTCTTGGACAACAACCCTCTGCCCACTGCACAGATTAGGACCATTAACGAAAATAAATCCAGGTCAGATGTATGTACTTCCTAATGTAATGAACTGCTTAAAATATcaataccaaatgaattattaaaaACAATTGCACTTATGTCGCCATAGTACCTATGGAGCCAGGTCTTGTAATATAGCTCCTCAAGAGCTTGGAAGCCTTCATAGTAAGTATCAGAAACCATTAGTTTCACTATTTAATAAAAACGGAAGTTGAATGTTCCCAATATTAAAAAGATGTAAATTAACTCCCAGTTACAACTAACAAAGATTAATACTAACCTTTGTTTTCAAAAATATTAAAAAGATGCTCAAACTTATTAAAGAAAGCTGATGTTATGTCTTCTCTACGTAATTGGTAGCCAAAAGTCAACTTCCGCAACGCAGCATTCAAAGACGTCGCTGGCTTATCATTGTCAACATTCAAGCCTACTCCTGAAATTGCAAAAAGGATGTAGATCACAATAATGCAACCACAAGTGATCCACCTAAGCAGGATAATTATCGAGAATAATATGCAACTTCAAAATTAAAATAGCTGCAGCTCCTAATGAAGGTTAAATAAAGAAGTCTAATGAAAGCTCTAGTCAAGCCATTAGTACACAATATCAGGTAAAATGAGAAACTTACCAACACTAACATTAAACTTCTTAGAACTGTATGTTGATGTACACAAAATTCCCCCCACTTTAAGGCCATCTAAATAAAGATCATTGGGCCACTTTATTCTAACATCCAGAAACGGGAAGCCCTAAAATTGATATAACAAAACAAACG
The window above is part of the Rutidosis leptorrhynchoides isolate AG116_Rl617_1_P2 chromosome 1, CSIRO_AGI_Rlap_v1, whole genome shotgun sequence genome. Proteins encoded here:
- the LOC139844825 gene encoding uncharacterized protein; amino-acid sequence: MAIARIRSRLSSSPAQPPSPMPNSRANPQFNNYVDKLKNIPEFDQLEDMNRIPIAEVEYRLIKSKDKNSIQRMLDCAIKHGIFKVSGHGIAPEELQMAFNEAEFCFGLLAERWSRDGDREEFSWSRSAMVAAERRRDVKSSEEFQMFRQKMDSIATKLEGIAKDVAQIMGSNGGKQPRKKIKENETRMVLFKHSNSSLQPHTPRSSHTPRSLDGSSRRDSAAFALSLHIPTEFGEFRLLSEEGPFSFRTSPNTIVFTLGEQVEEWSYGEYNSAMGEINIEPDVQEDKGAYSIELKCSPSILNEVVDKNESISITDQIIFVVIVAIVYKLFSYLLSQS